Below is a window of Candidatus Palauibacter australiensis DNA.
CCACGGAGATCGAGGTCGAGCCCGTGGCCCGCATAGCCGACCGAGGCTCCGGTCTCGCCGCCGCCGCCCGTGTCGGCGTCGCCGCCGTCGTAGCGCGCCCCGGCCTGGGTGGCGAGCTTGAGTCCTCCGCCCGTCCAAGACGCTTCGAGAAGCGCACGTGCGCGCGAGGCCGAGCCTTCTCGCCGGCCGTCTTCGGCGCTCATGCCGACGGTGAACGCGTCGCCGTTGAGGGCGAGCCCGAACGCGCCGCTGCGTGCGAGCGGCACCTTGACGCCGCCCGAGAGCATGCGCATCGACGCTTCCGTGTTGCCGTGGCGCTCGTCGTACCGGACATCCCCGCTTCCGTATCCGGCCATGGCCCAGAGTCCGATTCCGGGGGAAGGCTGGAGGAACAGGTAGGGATGGACGCTGTTCATGCCGTGTCCCATCGAGCCTTTTGCGGAGTGCCGCGAGTAGTCGAGGTCGCCGTCGCTGCGCATGAGCGATACTCCGAGCAGCGCGGAGGAGCCGATGCGTGCGTCGGCCCCGACGGTGAGCGCGCGGAGGCCGCCGTCGTAGTCGGCTCCCGCGGGATCGCCCCGGAACGATTGTGCGGATCCTTCGGCCCAGAGTCCGATCCTCGGCCGCCCCTCCAAGGACTGCGGCCCGAGCGCGGTGGCGAACGAGAGGCTGGGCAACAGGCGCCGGACGGCCTCCCGCCCGGACGGCAGATCGACCGAATCGGATCGGCGGATCATGTCGGCCGCCGAGGATGCGCTCAGGGACACGCCGCTGAGCGAGGCGAGGGTGCCGGCTGCGCGTCCGACCCACTCCGCCGCCGATCCGGGCATGCCGGTCCCGGAAACGCTTCCCGCGGGCCGCATGACGGCGTCGATGCGCGCTCCGACGGCCTGCCGCGCGCCCTCGGCCACGGCGCGTCCGAAGACGGCGAGTCCGAGGTCGAACGCCTCGTCCCGGAGCGGGCCGGGATCGTGGTCCGCGATATCGACGGTGGCGGAGGCGACGGCACCCGCGCTCACGGCCTCGGGCAGCGCGCCGAACGCGAGCGCGAGGAGGCCGGACCCGGTCCCGGCCGGAACTTCGAGCATGAACGCCGCGAGCGAGTCGCCGGGCTCGAACACGACCGAGTCCGGCAACATGGATTCCACGGACGAGGCGTGCGTGGCCGTGAGCGGCACCGCCACCCGCCGGTCGGCGGCGGGGTTCGCCCGCAGCGTGATCTCGGTCCCCGGCCCGCCCGCGACCGCCGTGTACTCCGCCTGCACGTACTCGACTTCAAGCTCGGTCGGCGAACCGTCCTCGGCCACGGATCGGGATATCCGGTCTCCGGCCACCGCCGCCACGACGATCCGCGTGGCTGCGGGAACGCCGACGGCAACCCCTTCCGGCAGGTCGCCGAACCGTATGGCAAGAGTGTCCCCGGCCGAGAGGCCCGCCGTGCCGACGCTCAGGGTGCCCGCACCCGCTCCGCTCCGGAACGTGACGGTGTGCGTGCTGTCCCCGGCCACGACCTCGATGGCGAGCGCCGAGGAGGCCGCGGGCGACAGGAGCACGGCGACATCGGCGGATCCACCCGGCGCGGTCGCGTAGCTTTGCGCGCCGAACGAGACGACCGGCGTCGTCGCGCCCACGACCATCACGGCCGCGCTCTCCGCGCGCTTGCCCGGCCCGTGGCCGTCGGTGTAGGTGAACACCGCGCGCAGGTACTTGCCCCTGTCGGCTTCGGCCGGGGTGTAGAACCGCCGCTCCGCCCCCTGCACGATCATGGTCCACGCAGCGCCGTCTGGCGAACGCTGCCACGTCCGCATCTTGCTCCGCTCGACCGAGCGGTCCTCGTCCATCAGCGTCGCGGTCAGCCGCTCGCCCACCCGCGCCACGTCCGCGCTGAGCACGATCCGGCCCGGATCGTCCGCGTTCGTCACCCGGATCGTCACCGATGCGGTGTCGGCAAGCTCGCCGTCGCTCGCCTCGACCCGCACCGCGAGCAGCGTGTCGCCGCCCTCGTAGTCGAGCGCCGCGCCCTCGGCCACGACGATCTGGCCCGTCGAAGCGTCGATCCCGAACAGCGCCTCGTCTCCGCCTTCGGCGAAACCGTACGACAGCGACGCGTTGTCCGGGTCGGTCGCCGCGACCGGCGCGCCGACCTTCG
It encodes the following:
- a CDS encoding cadherin domain-containing protein, with the translated sequence SAGGTRVGKPVTATDEDGDDLTYVILADGDAAPFEIDSGTGRIKVAADAALNYESGDTLFTVSVEASDGELADTASVTIRVKDADDPGAVALSPGVARVGVELVATLTDEDGVRSAGRKRRWQRSANGSSWNEIATGGAYNPVAADEGRWLRAVFTYRDGHGPGKRAVSDPVKVLPANAAPSFGAAFEREVAENSPGGTKVGAPVAATDPDNASLSYGFAEGGDEALFGIDASTGQIVVAEGAALDYEGGDTLLAVRVEASDGELADTASVTIRVTNADDPGRIVLSADVARVGERLTATLMDEDRSVERSKMRTWQRSPDGAAWTMIVQGAERRFYTPAEADRGKYLRAVFTYTDGHGPGKRAESAAVMVVGATTPVVSFGAQSYATAPGGSADVAVLLSPAASSALAIEVVAGDSTHTVTFRSGAGAGTLSVGTAGLSAGDTLAIRFGDLPEGVAVGVPAATRIVVAAVAGDRISRSVAEDGSPTELEVEYVQAEYTAVAGGPGTEITLRANPAADRRVAVPLTATHASSVESMLPDSVVFEPGDSLAAFMLEVPAGTGSGLLALAFGALPEAVSAGAVASATVDIADHDPGPLRDEAFDLGLAVFGRAVAEGARQAVGARIDAVMRPAGSVSGTGMPGSAAEWVGRAAGTLASLSGVSLSASSAADMIRRSDSVDLPSGREAVRRLLPSLSFATALGPQSLEGRPRIGLWAEGSAQSFRGDPAGADYDGGLRALTVGADARIGSSALLGVSLMRSDGDLDYSRHSAKGSMGHGMNSVHPYLFLQPSPGIGLWAMAGYGSGDVRYDERHGNTEASMRMLSGGVKVPLARSGAFGLALNGDAFTVGMSAEDGRREGSASRARALLEASWTGGGLKLATQAGARYDGGDADTGGGGETGASVGYAGHGLDLDLRGRLAFGSGNHREWGAALRLAFDPGTRGEGFRLAVSPRHGHDRNGIHGLMDARTLRMMTPTAGREWRLDAEAGYGFKNPGGEGALDGYTRLSADGRNRAWSFGSRYGVSRTLRLGIEGSRNQLPGQDPNLGLRLALDFTF